One Gloeothece citriformis PCC 7424 DNA window includes the following coding sequences:
- a CDS encoding SPL family radical SAM protein, with protein MTITGIEEIINPLQESKLNKKGLCDYVINVATGCTHGCSFCYVPSTPVIRTNQQHLKEKGINDPQLDWGKYLLIREDIPEKLTEVLEKKKTWKTTPSGKGVVLLSSGTDPYQNKQTAKITLGAVEILLKHKKRIRILTRSPLWLNHLNTLVDNNITVGMSLPYLDDELSRKIEPFAPPPSLRYNALLKGHQRGCRLYVAIAPTPPMMKLDDFQYYLEKIMKFKPEVIFWEPINARGSNGKRMLDAGLDFASIIADKKNWAENFILQWDAIETAAKSVGCLDRLHIWADAQLKGFVDETKLTDWIGKPTVEQWANNI; from the coding sequence ATGACAATAACAGGAATTGAAGAAATCATCAACCCACTTCAAGAAAGTAAATTGAATAAAAAAGGACTATGCGATTATGTTATAAATGTTGCTACGGGCTGTACTCATGGTTGCTCATTCTGTTATGTACCGTCGACTCCAGTAATCCGAACAAATCAACAACATTTAAAAGAGAAAGGGATCAATGATCCTCAACTAGATTGGGGAAAATATCTGTTAATCCGCGAGGATATCCCTGAGAAACTAACAGAAGTATTGGAAAAAAAGAAGACATGGAAAACAACACCATCGGGAAAGGGAGTGGTATTATTATCCTCTGGTACTGATCCTTATCAAAATAAACAAACTGCAAAAATTACTCTGGGTGCAGTTGAAATTCTCTTAAAACATAAAAAACGTATTAGAATTTTAACTCGTAGTCCGTTATGGTTAAATCATTTAAATACATTAGTCGATAATAATATCACGGTGGGAATGAGTTTACCCTATCTTGACGACGAATTATCCCGTAAAATCGAACCCTTTGCACCACCACCCAGTTTACGTTACAACGCCTTATTGAAAGGGCATCAAAGAGGTTGTAGGCTATATGTGGCAATTGCACCCACTCCACCGATGATGAAATTAGATGATTTTCAATATTATCTAGAGAAAATCATGAAATTTAAACCGGAAGTAATATTTTGGGAGCCGATTAACGCAAGGGGGAGTAATGGAAAAAGGATGCTGGATGCGGGATTAGATTTTGCCAGTATTATAGCTGATAAAAAGAATTGGGCAGAAAACTTCATTCTTCAATGGGATGCTATAGAAACAGCCGCAAAGTCTGTAGGTTGTTTGGATAGGCTGCACATCTGGGCAGATGCACAATTAAAAGGTTTTGTTGATGAAACTAAATTAACTGACTGGATAGGAAAACCGACAGTTGAGCAATGGGCTAATAATATTTAA
- a CDS encoding DUF3560 domain-containing protein codes for MPFGQPILVGHHSEKRHRRDLKRIGNEMNKSVSHQKTAEYYKGKLHNLEHNDTISSDNPDAIALLEEKLKSLEDNQTLMKSANKIVRSKRLDHEEKITQLVGLGLPKKIAETLFTPDFCGRIGYADYRLSNNNQEIRRVKERIEILKKQQQEMIDNGGENKVQDYPHLNLKVVENFELNRIQLCFENKPPADVRKMLGNNGFRWSPGEIAWQRQLNNAGRYAVKDVIRKLEGT; via the coding sequence ATTCCCTTCGGACAACCTATATTAGTTGGGCATCATTCGGAGAAACGCCATCGTCGAGATCTTAAAAGAATTGGCAACGAAATGAATAAATCCGTTTCTCATCAAAAGACTGCCGAATACTATAAAGGAAAACTTCACAATCTGGAACATAATGATACCATTAGCAGTGATAACCCAGATGCGATCGCTCTCTTAGAAGAGAAACTAAAATCTCTAGAAGATAATCAAACCTTAATGAAAAGTGCTAATAAAATAGTGAGGAGCAAAAGGTTAGATCATGAAGAAAAGATTACTCAATTGGTGGGATTGGGATTACCTAAAAAGATAGCGGAAACTTTATTTACTCCCGACTTCTGCGGACGGATAGGGTACGCTGATTATCGATTGAGTAATAATAATCAAGAGATACGTCGAGTAAAGGAACGAATTGAAATTCTTAAGAAACAACAACAGGAAATGATCGATAATGGAGGAGAAAATAAAGTTCAAGACTATCCACATTTAAACTTAAAAGTCGTCGAGAACTTTGAGTTAAACCGTATTCAGTTGTGTTTTGAGAACAAACCACCTGCTGATGTGAGGAAAATGTTAGGGAATAATGGCTTTCGGTGGAGTCCTGGGGAGATAGCGTGGCAACGACAGTTAAATAATGCGGGGAGATATGCAGTAAAAGACGTTATTAGGAAACTAGAAGGAACTTAA
- a CDS encoding ParB/RepB/Spo0J family partition protein: protein MNSKTAKPYKGSLTDKVDLLLGGPKTENNYRILPLSAIALPFYQPRQYFDEASLIDLSSAIATMGILEPLIVRPLTSSNYQLVAGGRRYRAAQKAGLSEVPVIIKDLSDSQALEVSILENLQREDLNPVEETEGILRLLESRLNLSREKVTSLLYRMRNDALTSTSRNVSPNSEEETLKAIFVPLGITWKSFIETRLPLLKLPSEIMAALKEGKIAYTKAVAIAKVSDDDKRENLLNEAIEQNLSLSQIKERIKLIAPKPEEDTSTTPSKSLDLINKRFKKAQLWKDPQKWKKAQGLLKKLEALLEEGEAG from the coding sequence GTGAATTCCAAAACGGCTAAACCTTACAAAGGAAGTTTAACTGATAAAGTAGATTTGTTATTAGGCGGACCGAAAACCGAAAATAATTACAGAATCCTTCCCCTTTCTGCTATCGCTTTACCTTTTTATCAACCCAGACAATATTTTGATGAAGCATCTTTAATTGATTTAAGTTCTGCGATCGCCACGATGGGAATTTTGGAGCCTCTCATCGTCCGTCCTTTAACTTCCTCCAATTATCAGTTAGTCGCTGGTGGCAGACGTTACCGAGCCGCCCAAAAAGCCGGTCTGAGCGAAGTCCCAGTTATCATTAAAGACTTGAGCGACTCTCAAGCTCTAGAAGTATCGATTTTAGAGAACCTCCAACGAGAAGATCTTAACCCAGTTGAAGAGACTGAAGGAATTTTACGGCTGCTGGAAAGTCGCTTGAATCTGTCTCGTGAGAAGGTAACTTCTTTGTTGTATCGGATGAGAAATGATGCACTGACCTCAACAAGTCGAAACGTTTCGCCTAACTCAGAGGAAGAAACCCTTAAAGCGATTTTTGTCCCTTTGGGGATAACTTGGAAATCTTTTATAGAAACTCGTCTGCCTCTTCTTAAGCTTCCCTCAGAAATCATGGCGGCTTTAAAAGAGGGAAAGATTGCTTACACCAAAGCCGTAGCGATCGCCAAAGTTTCCGATGATGATAAGAGAGAAAATTTATTGAATGAGGCCATCGAACAAAATTTATCCCTGTCTCAAATTAAAGAACGGATTAAACTGATAGCTCCCAAGCCAGAAGAGGATACGTCCACTACTCCATCTAAATCTCTCGATCTTATTAATAAACGATTTAAGAAAGCACAATTATGGAAAGACCCCCAAAAGTGGAAGAAGGCACAGGGCTTGCTTAAGAAGTTAGAAGCTTTGCTAGAGGAGGGAGAAGCCGGTTAA
- a CDS encoding ParA family protein, protein MSKIITLFNQSGGVGKTTLTMNLGYALATQHHKVLLIDLDPQASLTTFMGLEPTELEKTLYNALLEEESLPIHQELYKMALVPTNINLSVAELELVSAFNRESRLKEAVLPIKESYDYILIDCPPSLGLLSVLGLTAATHILVPIETEFKSYFGTGLLLSTIAKIRRHLNPNIQFAGFIPTKYDRRRSQHLRTYEQMCTELKPLGKVFWPIPDTTAFPDSTEERRPLALYKSKHPAVEVLFDIATELEKL, encoded by the coding sequence ATGAGCAAAATCATCACACTATTTAATCAATCAGGTGGAGTTGGGAAAACTACACTGACGATGAATTTAGGCTATGCGTTGGCCACACAGCATCATAAAGTCCTCCTAATCGATCTCGATCCTCAAGCATCTTTAACAACCTTTATGGGGCTTGAACCAACCGAACTTGAAAAGACTTTATACAACGCTTTGCTAGAAGAAGAATCTTTACCGATTCATCAAGAGCTTTACAAAATGGCTCTCGTTCCTACCAATATCAACTTAAGTGTGGCTGAATTGGAATTAGTATCGGCTTTCAATCGAGAAAGTCGTTTAAAAGAAGCCGTATTACCCATAAAAGAAAGCTACGATTATATTTTGATTGATTGTCCGCCTTCATTAGGTTTGCTGTCTGTACTCGGATTAACAGCAGCCACACATATTCTCGTTCCTATTGAAACGGAATTTAAAAGTTATTTTGGAACGGGATTGCTATTAAGTACCATTGCTAAAATTCGCCGTCATCTAAATCCCAACATACAGTTTGCTGGATTTATCCCCACTAAATATGATCGCAGAAGATCTCAACATCTTCGTACCTACGAGCAGATGTGTACTGAATTAAAACCTCTGGGGAAAGTTTTCTGGCCGATTCCGGATACGACAGCTTTTCCCGACTCGACTGAAGAAAGGCGCCCTCTTGCCTTATATAAGTCCAAACATCCGGCTGTTGAAGTTTTGTTTGATATCGCTACGGAGTTAGAAAAATTGTGA
- a CDS encoding PriCT-2 domain-containing protein: protein MYARSICEPRSFIDHLSIIPPHWPLIPVSLNKQPIGSQWQNHPLTRDQLITNLTQRGYIVVLNKKSQFYPIRPPGIGILLGHNKREFLIALDVDGDSAIAYLHRLIPSLPRTVAFTSGRLGRCQYLFKLPSNQSIKPFKVITGPGEALEIRSTGQQSVLPPSPHPLTGQYYWVGGCNPNEVNVALAPPELITLSQSHSSKKKIQATDNNPFVSPVRGKLTTSIEAALSALACIHPSYADEYDSWIRIGMSLHSISYSLLHDWDSWSQSSAKYKPGECHYKWASFKGSGISARTLFWYVKQSKYLT, encoded by the coding sequence ATGTATGCTCGTTCCATCTGTGAACCCCGCTCGTTCATTGACCATCTCTCCATCATCCCCCCTCATTGGCCGCTCATCCCCGTATCCCTTAACAAACAACCTATCGGTTCCCAATGGCAAAATCATCCATTAACCCGTGACCAATTGATAACCAACTTAACTCAACGGGGATACATAGTCGTCCTCAACAAAAAAAGTCAATTCTATCCCATCCGTCCTCCTGGTATCGGGATTTTATTGGGACACAATAAGAGAGAATTTCTAATCGCCCTGGACGTGGATGGTGATTCCGCGATCGCCTATCTCCATCGATTAATACCATCCTTACCCCGTACAGTAGCATTCACATCCGGACGACTTGGACGTTGTCAATATTTATTTAAACTGCCAAGTAACCAAAGTATCAAACCATTCAAGGTAATTACCGGCCCAGGAGAAGCATTAGAGATTAGATCGACCGGACAGCAATCCGTGTTACCCCCATCTCCCCATCCCCTTACGGGTCAATATTACTGGGTAGGAGGTTGCAATCCCAATGAAGTCAATGTAGCGCTCGCCCCTCCTGAACTCATTACCCTATCTCAATCTCACTCCTCTAAGAAAAAGATTCAGGCTACTGATAATAACCCATTTGTCTCCCCAGTACGAGGAAAACTAACTACCAGTATTGAAGCTGCTTTATCGGCACTCGCCTGTATTCATCCTTCCTATGCGGACGAGTACGACAGTTGGATACGAATAGGGATGAGTTTGCATTCTATCTCATACTCCCTATTGCACGACTGGGATAGTTGGAGTCAATCATCAGCTAAATATAAGCCCGGTGAATGTCATTACAAGTGGGCATCATTTAAGGGTTCAGGGATAAGCGCTCGCACTCTTTTCTGGTACGTTAAACAATCAAAGTATTTAACATGA
- a CDS encoding siphovirus Gp157 family protein, giving the protein MATETLTKLDDELELLLTHLSSDNPEDRAIAEEIFNNDFLPRLEKKIDDYVKAIKYQEGLLNYRLSEIERIKKLAESSRNTITWLKCKLQAFMENRVLELGDKGKKLEGKLSKISLCTNGGKLPVWFNPELKEKDYPDQYLEYVPTLNKSALVDAVVNSQDGEIRDRTGRLVAKVMPRGEHLRIS; this is encoded by the coding sequence ATGGCTACTGAAACTTTAACAAAACTTGACGACGAATTAGAATTATTATTAACACATCTATCATCGGATAATCCCGAAGATAGAGCGATCGCAGAAGAAATATTCAACAATGATTTCTTACCCCGATTGGAGAAGAAAATTGATGATTACGTAAAAGCTATCAAATATCAGGAAGGATTACTTAACTATAGACTATCTGAAATTGAAAGAATTAAAAAATTAGCTGAATCTTCTAGGAATACGATAACTTGGCTCAAATGCAAATTACAAGCCTTCATGGAAAATCGGGTACTTGAATTAGGAGATAAAGGTAAAAAATTGGAGGGAAAACTCTCAAAAATATCTCTATGCACCAACGGTGGGAAATTACCTGTATGGTTTAACCCTGAGTTAAAAGAAAAAGATTACCCAGACCAATATTTGGAATACGTACCAACTTTAAATAAGTCAGCATTAGTGGATGCTGTTGTTAACTCACAAGATGGTGAAATACGCGATCGCACAGGGAGGTTAGTAGCTAAAGTAATGCCGAGAGGTGAGCATTTACGGATTTCATAG
- a CDS encoding ArdC family protein, translating to MVTATATDKNQLITDKLITLIEKGVKPWSKPWYASPFQNCITNHIYRGINPILCQIDLVINNWEYPFFLTFQQAKELNWLIKKGSKATWIKWGGTYAKEVEDPETKETKKEYKNSFRWFSVFNIACVDDSKSVHKITEYLKPLTGVKPNNFNPILQVDNFINTLEIKTVFGGPVACYIPFSDTIKLPNRSDFISTEGFYSTYLHEIVHSTGHHSRCARPLNNKKGSSDYAFEELIADLGSAFLCNHFAINYSLESHASYLDSWLSVLRSDKTAFLKAAQKANQAFNYLIGDTVVDEQ from the coding sequence ATGGTTACAGCAACGGCTACCGATAAAAATCAACTAATAACCGATAAACTGATTACTTTAATTGAAAAAGGAGTCAAACCTTGGTCAAAACCTTGGTATGCCAGTCCGTTTCAAAACTGCATTACTAATCACATCTATCGCGGTATTAATCCTATTTTATGCCAGATAGATCTAGTCATCAATAATTGGGAATATCCATTTTTTCTAACATTTCAACAAGCTAAAGAACTCAACTGGCTAATCAAAAAAGGTAGTAAGGCAACATGGATTAAATGGGGAGGTACTTATGCCAAAGAAGTAGAAGATCCCGAAACGAAGGAGACAAAAAAAGAGTACAAAAACAGTTTTCGGTGGTTCTCCGTTTTCAACATAGCTTGTGTTGATGATTCAAAGAGCGTTCATAAAATAACTGAATACCTTAAACCGTTAACTGGAGTTAAACCTAATAATTTTAATCCCATTTTACAAGTCGATAATTTCATCAATACTCTTGAAATAAAAACAGTATTTGGGGGGCCTGTAGCTTGTTATATTCCTTTTTCTGATACTATCAAATTACCGAACCGTTCTGACTTTATCTCAACTGAAGGATTTTACTCGACTTATCTTCATGAAATAGTTCATAGTACGGGACATCATTCGAGATGCGCTCGACCTCTTAATAATAAAAAAGGCTCATCAGATTACGCCTTTGAAGAGTTAATCGCCGATTTAGGTAGTGCCTTCCTCTGTAATCACTTTGCAATTAATTACTCGCTGGAAAGCCATGCCTCTTATTTAGATTCTTGGCTTTCTGTTTTACGAAGCGATAAAACTGCTTTTCTCAAGGCAGCACAGAAGGCTAATCAAGCTTTTAATTATCTAATAGGAGATACAGTCGTTGATGAACAATAA
- a CDS encoding DEAD/DEAH box helicase, with product MSKPIDHAALRKAAQSAPPLYPDWLDVGKLVYSNKHQCHAQVLGFLDRIVNLKINGKTHQVDLDSLAAPTIEISSSIDLGLINHGTYRALASEWLTDLSAVKILPENEAIKGGFPDDLAPDLTGALKATGIKEFYSHQLKAWQQLKAGKSITITTATASGKTMAFTPYAFELAASKKRTTLLIYPLKALAADQYKKLIKLNEALPPPSRLLIAQCTGDIALEVRKAYFTEGKCPDIILMSPDVLHYQLFHSNNPKMYLWQEFLSRLELVVIDEAHSYIGSFGIHFANVIRRLRLACENVRNTQQLQWVISTATISNPVELASTLTGLPPEKITLIERSGALTHEKTLLVLSPQSAPNFTTTTMIRSLLSYGLSGLVFVNSRATAKSLISLVRYQMGGYCSEIELFYGSISAAKRTELISKLSQKKLKILITTCCLEAGVDLPALDFVIIRGATSLNSLWQRAGRAGRSTPGLIVFVPDGSNHIDYYYSTQPDRLFAPVEKIKLQPNYPPVLANHLLCAATEGGIPLGSVSHYFGETSTVISAELIKQNQLFWTTNQVLVRKGFPHKNISLRGIVDEKVKLIDSDTGEIFEEMGLNFAHRECHRDALYITSEEGETVIRRCLFLDLNLHRAILKKVELPNNRTQPIVEFDISTQSRLESPKIIPSTINKGNIRASLWWGTISSQVEGYREFELIYAPVCTNPSCIQYKQPQKEKNKCSRCHRKLSERLTQKLKAEIPFPPLITSYSAPILRIEINSPLTHKIFEQSELIKKELLATFGDVEAVPGLLGSIFTTNPVRVALHSLTHLLEKSVPLLFLASDKDVSSLVIERQLDREIKSNAHPLVAYIFDSNHEGNGTSEAIFSDWDNCIAKAHELAIGCDCAESGCPKCLTSHGCPELNQDLHKPLGLWLLEQLLK from the coding sequence ATGTCGAAGCCAATAGATCACGCCGCCTTAAGAAAAGCTGCACAATCTGCCCCTCCATTGTACCCAGACTGGTTAGATGTGGGAAAGTTGGTATATTCCAACAAACATCAATGCCATGCTCAAGTTTTGGGGTTCTTAGACCGAATTGTCAATCTAAAAATCAACGGCAAAACTCATCAAGTAGACTTAGATTCTCTTGCTGCCCCAACTATTGAGATAAGCTCATCAATTGATCTCGGTCTTATTAATCATGGCACTTATCGGGCGCTCGCGTCCGAGTGGTTAACCGATTTGAGTGCTGTCAAAATTTTGCCGGAGAATGAGGCTATAAAGGGAGGATTTCCCGATGATCTAGCTCCTGATTTAACCGGGGCACTTAAAGCTACAGGAATTAAGGAATTTTATTCACATCAATTAAAGGCTTGGCAACAATTAAAAGCAGGGAAATCAATCACTATCACTACCGCTACAGCATCAGGTAAAACAATGGCTTTTACTCCCTATGCTTTTGAGTTAGCCGCATCAAAGAAAAGAACCACCTTATTAATTTATCCCTTAAAGGCACTAGCCGCAGATCAGTATAAAAAACTGATAAAGCTTAACGAAGCTTTACCGCCTCCCTCACGGTTATTAATAGCTCAATGTACAGGGGATATTGCCTTAGAAGTTCGTAAAGCTTATTTTACAGAGGGGAAATGTCCTGATATTATTCTGATGTCGCCGGATGTGTTGCACTATCAATTGTTTCATAGCAACAATCCTAAAATGTACCTGTGGCAAGAGTTTTTATCTAGACTGGAGTTAGTTGTTATCGATGAAGCTCACTCCTATATCGGGTCTTTTGGAATACATTTTGCCAATGTGATACGCAGACTTAGACTAGCTTGTGAAAATGTGAGAAATACTCAACAGCTACAGTGGGTGATTTCAACAGCGACGATTTCTAATCCTGTGGAATTAGCCTCTACTTTGACAGGGTTGCCACCTGAAAAAATCACCTTAATAGAACGCTCAGGGGCATTAACTCATGAGAAAACCCTGTTGGTACTCTCTCCTCAAAGTGCCCCCAATTTTACTACAACAACAATGATTCGCTCTTTATTGAGTTATGGATTGTCAGGTTTAGTTTTTGTTAATTCTAGGGCTACCGCCAAAAGCTTAATTTCTCTAGTTCGTTATCAGATGGGGGGCTATTGTTCGGAAATAGAACTTTTTTATGGTTCTATTTCAGCAGCAAAAAGAACAGAATTAATTAGTAAATTAAGCCAAAAAAAACTTAAAATTTTGATAACAACCTGTTGTTTGGAAGCGGGAGTCGATTTACCCGCTCTCGACTTTGTGATCATTCGAGGGGCGACATCACTTAATAGCCTGTGGCAGAGAGCAGGAAGGGCAGGACGCTCTACACCGGGATTGATAGTTTTTGTACCAGACGGGTCGAATCACATTGATTATTATTATAGTACCCAACCCGATCGCTTGTTCGCTCCTGTCGAGAAAATTAAATTACAACCCAATTACCCTCCTGTATTGGCGAATCATCTTTTATGTGCGGCAACTGAAGGGGGAATTCCCTTGGGGAGCGTTTCTCATTATTTCGGTGAAACCTCAACAGTAATCAGTGCTGAGTTAATCAAACAGAACCAATTATTTTGGACAACGAACCAGGTTTTAGTTAGGAAAGGTTTTCCCCATAAAAATATTTCACTTAGAGGAATTGTTGATGAAAAAGTGAAGTTAATTGATTCTGATACCGGAGAAATTTTTGAGGAAATGGGCTTAAACTTCGCCCATCGGGAATGTCATCGTGATGCACTTTATATCACGTCAGAAGAAGGAGAAACAGTAATCCGCCGATGTCTTTTTTTAGATTTAAATCTCCATCGTGCTATTCTCAAAAAAGTCGAGTTACCCAATAATCGGACTCAACCAATTGTCGAATTTGATATTTCAACTCAATCCCGATTAGAATCGCCTAAAATTATTCCGAGTACCATCAATAAAGGAAATATAAGAGCTTCTTTATGGTGGGGAACGATTTCATCTCAAGTAGAAGGATATCGAGAATTTGAGTTAATTTATGCGCCTGTGTGTACTAACCCTAGTTGTATCCAATATAAACAGCCTCAAAAGGAGAAAAATAAATGTAGTCGCTGCCACAGAAAATTATCTGAACGTTTAACTCAAAAATTAAAGGCAGAAATCCCGTTTCCCCCACTAATTACCTCTTATTCAGCACCTATTTTAAGAATAGAAATCAATTCTCCTCTCACTCACAAAATTTTTGAGCAAAGCGAATTGATAAAAAAAGAACTCCTAGCCACTTTTGGGGATGTCGAAGCTGTCCCAGGATTATTAGGCTCGATTTTCACCACCAATCCAGTCCGAGTAGCACTTCATTCCCTGACTCATTTATTGGAAAAATCTGTCCCCCTCTTATTTTTAGCATCTGATAAAGATGTTAGTTCATTGGTTATTGAACGACAATTAGACAGAGAAATAAAAAGTAATGCTCATCCTTTAGTCGCTTATATTTTCGACAGTAATCATGAAGGAAATGGGACGAGTGAAGCCATTTTTTCCGATTGGGATAATTGCATTGCTAAAGCTCATGAATTAGCAATAGGCTGTGATTGTGCTGAGTCTGGTTGTCCTAAATGTCTAACCTCTCACGGATGCCCCGAACTCAATCAAGATCTTCATAAACCTTTAGGACTTTGGTTGCTGGAACAATTACTTAAATAA
- a CDS encoding DUF5895 domain-containing protein produces MTTKTTETKNSTPQTIDVPASSQRENQPPTPETSHREQERDEFANGEYIDPLAKLPRIQALRGQSKETCGYFISVKEMAKAAWKDFEAINDQLITYEFESSGDSELGLLLKNPRMLVCPRTPLLAFDRKKSNKEKQLVILGGWEKDYKKDENIANCQFYQVILLSPDNEQLHDVPFSYVAKGANHATFSQHWQELVQQVTACHAIANKIAALPKNLKFNALCVFSFSVAREQAGTENKSYCCKVASHEVPNMENWKQFFVGYSQEIKELAWENLQPERPLLMPETLALPASVEDK; encoded by the coding sequence ATGACTACTAAAACAACCGAAACTAAAAATTCCACACCCCAGACGATTGATGTTCCTGCTAGCTCCCAACGAGAAAATCAACCCCCAACTCCTGAGACTTCGCATCGGGAGCAAGAACGGGACGAATTCGCCAATGGCGAATATATCGATCCCTTAGCTAAATTACCCCGTATTCAGGCATTAAGGGGACAATCGAAGGAAACCTGTGGCTATTTCATCTCCGTAAAAGAAATGGCAAAGGCTGCATGGAAGGACTTTGAAGCGATAAATGACCAACTTATCACTTATGAGTTTGAGAGTTCCGGAGACTCAGAACTGGGATTACTGCTCAAAAATCCCCGTATGCTGGTATGTCCCCGTACTCCCTTGTTAGCATTTGACCGTAAGAAAAGCAACAAAGAAAAGCAGTTAGTAATATTAGGGGGATGGGAGAAAGACTACAAGAAGGATGAGAATATAGCTAACTGTCAATTTTATCAAGTAATCCTCCTCTCGCCCGATAATGAGCAGTTACATGACGTTCCCTTTTCTTACGTGGCGAAGGGGGCTAATCACGCCACTTTCAGCCAACACTGGCAGGAATTGGTACAACAAGTAACCGCTTGTCACGCTATAGCCAATAAAATAGCGGCATTGCCCAAAAATCTTAAATTCAATGCTTTATGCGTATTCAGCTTTTCTGTAGCCAGAGAACAGGCGGGAACCGAGAACAAATCTTACTGCTGTAAAGTGGCATCCCACGAAGTGCCCAATATGGAGAACTGGAAACAGTTCTTTGTCGGGTACTCCCAAGAGATTAAGGAATTAGCCTGGGAAAATCTTCAGCCAGAACGCCCATTATTGATGCCCGAAACTTTAGCTCTACCCGCATCTGTAGAAGACAAATAA
- the dnaN gene encoding DNA polymerase III subunit beta — protein MRLTINQSDLSTHLEKVKPIIPNRPTHPILGNFVLQATEGQLTISAFNLSLGVKTSLKAEVSGLGTITVPAKLLSGLIASLPNQSLTLEVDENKEENNDILWIKCSESKYQIRYLDVDEYPDIPSLDESETISIKMKTFIELLNPVLPTYSEDETKQVLVGVHLVGKNNKLELATTDGHRLSVTGALLESDSENPVDYKEMDLTIRGKDLEYLYKNIKDLDPTEELKISWNKELVKFNLTSSVITTRLLQGVYPNYNELIPPQFKGQLTFIGSEMIEAVKRLLLLNPDKNIIVIEANKNLQTLTVTTFDTEVGQGSETIHAEFALNLKMGVNGKYLIEAIKALDAKSLTMNINTPTSPAVLVPSECTLARCLVLIMPFTIKGSDMYVEDINYKDKSTTNNPSLPDDNIENPQENDNNDEPIVEEDLPSEISVVAHDVPVLPETSEPQKIAESIQDTPVEESQPATKKKNSKRKKSVAHH, from the coding sequence ATGCGTCTTACCATCAATCAATCGGACTTAAGTACACACCTAGAAAAAGTTAAGCCCATAATCCCGAATCGTCCCACTCATCCGATTTTAGGCAATTTCGTCCTACAAGCAACCGAGGGACAATTAACGATATCCGCATTTAATTTAAGTTTAGGAGTTAAAACGAGCCTTAAAGCGGAAGTTTCAGGATTGGGAACGATTACGGTTCCGGCTAAACTATTGAGTGGATTGATAGCATCTCTTCCCAATCAATCTCTAACCCTTGAGGTTGATGAAAATAAAGAAGAAAACAATGATATTCTTTGGATTAAATGCAGTGAAAGTAAATATCAAATCAGATATCTAGATGTCGATGAATATCCGGATATTCCCTCATTAGATGAGTCGGAAACTATCTCAATAAAAATGAAAACCTTCATCGAGCTATTAAACCCCGTTTTACCGACCTATAGCGAAGACGAAACCAAACAGGTTCTTGTAGGAGTTCATCTTGTCGGTAAGAATAACAAATTGGAACTAGCAACGACAGATGGCCATCGACTATCTGTAACTGGAGCTTTGTTGGAGTCAGATTCAGAGAATCCTGTTGACTATAAAGAAATGGATTTAACGATAAGAGGAAAAGATTTAGAGTATCTTTACAAAAATATAAAAGACCTTGACCCAACTGAGGAGTTAAAGATTAGTTGGAATAAGGAATTAGTTAAATTTAATTTAACCTCGTCTGTAATAACGACAAGGTTATTACAGGGAGTTTACCCAAATTATAACGAACTGATTCCGCCCCAATTCAAGGGACAATTAACTTTTATCGGCTCGGAGATGATTGAAGCCGTTAAACGACTTCTCCTATTAAATCCCGATAAAAACATTATTGTCATTGAAGCCAATAAAAATTTACAGACCTTAACCGTAACAACTTTTGATACTGAAGTGGGACAAGGATCAGAAACAATTCACGCCGAGTTCGCTCTTAACCTAAAAATGGGAGTCAACGGGAAATATTTAATTGAAGCCATTAAAGCATTAGATGCTAAATCTCTTACAATGAACATTAATACACCAACCTCTCCGGCTGTATTAGTTCCGTCTGAATGTACCTTGGCTCGTTGCCTAGTTCTCATCATGCCTTTCACCATTAAAGGCTCCGATATGTATGTAGAAGACATTAACTATAAAGATAAATCAACAACCAATAATCCTTCACTACCTGATGATAATATTGAAAACCCACAGGAAAATGATAATAATGATGAGCCTATCGTTGAAGAAGATTTGCCATCAGAAATAAGTGTAGTAGCTCACGATGTTCCTGTACTTCCAGAAACCTCAGAACCACAAAAAATAGCTGAATCTATTCAAGATACCCCCGTTGAAGAAAGTCAACCAGCAACTAAAAAGAAAAACAGTAAGAGAAAAAAATCTGTAGCGCACCACTAA